CAGGAGGCCCCCCGGCTCCAGCAGCCGCATGGCGCGCAGGTTGATCTCTTTGTAGCCGCGGGCGGCGGCCTCCAGCGCCTGGCGACCCCGCGCGAAGGGCGGCGGGTCGAGCACGACGACGCCGAAGCGGGCGCCCGCCCGCTCCAGCCGGCGGAGCTCGTCGAAGGCGTTGGCGGCGACGATCTCCGCGCGCTCGGCGACGCCGTTGAGCGCAAAGTTGTCGCGGGCGGCGGCGATCGCCTCCGGCGAGGACTCGATGCAGAGGGCGCGCCGTGCGCCGCCCACGAGGGCGTGGCAGGCGAAGGCCGCGGTGTAGCAGAAGGCGTCGAGCACGTCGCGGCCGCGGGCGAGGGCGCCGAGGCGGATATGGTTGTCCTGCTGATCGAGGTAGAGGCCGGTCTTGTGGCCCTCGCCGAAGATGACCCCCAGCCGGACCGTCGCCTCCTCGATCACGATGCGTGCTGGCCCGACTCGATCGAACCAGCCGCGCGCGGGCTCGAAACCCTCCAGGCGCGCCGGCGCGGGCTCGTCGGCGGAGAAGACAGGTAGGTCGCCGGTCCCGGCGCGAAGCGCCGCCACCAGCTCGGGCCGGCGCGTGGCCATCCCCAGCGTCAGGCATTGAATGACGAGGGCGGGGCCGTACCGGTCGGCGACGAAGCCCGCCAGTCCGTCGGCCTCGCTCCAGACGAGCCTCCCCGCCGCGGAGAGCGCGCGGCCGCGGCCGGGGAGACCGAGCGCCGTCGCGATCTGCCGGCGGAAGAAGGCCGCGTCGAGGGGCTCGTCCCGCCAGGTCAGCAGGCGGCAGCAAAGCGCCGGGCGGGGGTTGTAGAGCCCGCGGCCGACGAAGCGGCCCCCGGCGTCCACCACGGTGACGGCGGCGCCGG
Above is a window of Candidatus Methylomirabilota bacterium DNA encoding:
- a CDS encoding class I SAM-dependent rRNA methyltransferase, which produces MRTPILRLKRGREARARAHPWIFKGDVADVSGVAPGAAVTVVDAGGRFVGRGLYNPRPALCCRLLTWRDEPLDAAFFRRQIATALGLPGRGRALSAAGRLVWSEADGLAGFVADRYGPALVIQCLTLGMATRRPELVAALRAGTGDLPVFSADEPAPARLEGFEPARGWFDRVGPARIVIEEATVRLGVIFGEGHKTGLYLDQQDNHIRLGALARGRDVLDAFCYTAAFACHALVGGARRALCIESSPEAIAAARDNFALNGVAERAEIVAANAFDELRRLERAGARFGVVVLDPPPFARGRQALEAAARGYKEINLRAMRLLEPGGLLATFCCSHHISAALFEEICRDAASDAGVMARVVDALTQGADHPVLLTVPETRYLHGLLLEAVSPGTGG